CTCGAAGCTCCCCCAGATCATGCCCGAGTTGGACAACATCTCCCAGCAGATGGGCGCGATGGCCGGCGGCGGCGACCCCAGCGGTGGCGCTTCGGACGGCGTCTTCGGCGGCATCATCGACGACATCAAGAACCTCCTCGGGAGCGGGGGCGGCGGCGGCGGGAGCGGTGTCGATCACGAGCAGTTAGCGGCGGCCGAGCAGCTCACCCAAGAGTACGCAGAGGAGCTCCAGCGTCACTTAGAGAACAAGGGCCGGTTCGAACAGGTCCGCCTCGCCTACCAAGAGTAAGACGGCTGTGGTGCCGGTCGGCGAACGCCGCCGGGGCGACGAAATCCGACTGTTACAGCCGTTCGAGCACCGCGTCCGTCACTTCACGCGTCGTCGCCTCCCCGCCCAGGTCCGGCGTCCGCGGGCCGTCCGAGAGGACGCTCTCGACGGCCGTCCGGATCTGTGCGCCCGCGTCGTCGTCGCCGAGCGACTCGACGAGCATCGCCGCCGAGAGGATGGTCGCCGAGGGGTTCGCGACCCCCTCGCCGGCGATGTCGGGCGCGGTGCCGTGGACCGGTTCGAACAGGCCGCGCTCGGCGCCGACGTTCGCCGACGGGAGCAGGCCGAGGCCGCCGACCAGTCCCGCCGCCAGATCCGAGAGCACGTCGCCCGCGAGGTTGGGGCAGACGACCACGTCGAACTGCTCGGGGTCGAGACAGACCCGCGTCGCGAACGCGTCCATGAGCACCGTGTCGGCGTCGACGCCCGCGCGCTCGGCTTCTTCGAGCACCGTGTCGCGGAACAGTCCGTCCGTCTCGCGCATCACGTTCGCCTTGTGCGCGACGGTGAAGCCGTCGTGCTCGGGTCGCTCCTGGACGTACTCGCAGGCGTACGCTCCGAGCCGCCGCGACGCCGACTCCGTGACGACACGCGTCAGCGTCGACACGTCGTCGGTGAGGCGGTCCTCGTGGCCCGCGTACACGCCCTCGGTGTTCTCCCGGAGGAAGACGAGGTCCGTCTCCGGGCGGAGCGCGTCGACGCCGGGGTACGCGCGGGCGGGGCGGATGTTCACGAACGAGCCGACGGCCTCCCGGAGCGGGAGGATCACGTCCGCGGCAGACTCGCCCGCGGCGCCGAACAGCGTGGCGTCGGCGGTCGCGGCCAGATCGTACGTCTCGGCAGGAAGCGCCTCGCCCGTCTCGTCGAGCGTCGCGTCGCCCGCCTCCGCCTCCGTGAACGCGTAGTCGCCGACGGCCTCCAGCACCTCGACCGCCGCCGGGACGACCTCCTGTCCGATGCCGTCGCCGGGGATCACTGCGATCTCTGTGGCCTCAGTCATCGGTGTACGGGAGGTCGTCGTGGACGGCCTTCGCACGGTCGAGGTTCGTCCGCATCACGGCGGTCGTGTCCCAGATCCCCTCCAACAGGGCCTCGCGCATCGCGTCGGGCACCTCGCCCTCGACGGTCGTGCCGTCGTAGCGGACGGTCTCGGCGCGCACGTCGACCTCGATACCCGCCTCCGGGTTCGCCTCGATGAAGTCCTGGAGCGCGACGGCGTCCTCGTGGTCGACCGCGAGCGTCGCGATCCCCAGCGACTTGCAGTTGTCCTGGAAGATCTCCGCGAACGACTCGCCGACGATGGCCTCGACGCCCCAGCGCATCAGCCCCTGCGGGGCGTGCTCACGGGAGGAGCCGCAGCCGAAGTTCTCGTTGACTGCGAGCACGTTCGCACCCGTGTACTCGTTGAGCGGGTGGTCGTTCAGGGACCCGTCGTCGTCGCGCCGCTGGTCGTAGAAGGCGTACTCACCCATGTCGTCGAAGGTGACCGCCTTCAGGAACCGCGCGGGGAGGATCTGGTCGGTGTCGATGTCGTCGCCCCGCACCGGGACCCCGGTGCCGGCGACTCGGCGGATGGCCGGCACCGCGGCGCCCTCTGCGTCGGGGGCGTCGTCGCCGGCTGGTCCGCTCATTCGTCCACCTCCGTCCCGATGGTGTCGGCAGTGTCGAACTCGCGCACGTCCGTCACCGCACCCTCGACCGCCGCCGCCGCGACCATCGCGGGCGACATCAGGTGGGTGCGGCCCTCGGTCGACCCCTGCCGACCGACGTAGTTGCGGTTCGACGAGGAGGCGCACACCTCGTCGCCCTCCAGCGCGTCGTCGTTCATCGCCAGACACATCGAACAGCCGGCCTCGCGCCACTGGAAGCCGGCGTCTTTGAACACCTGGTCGATGCCCTCCGCCTCCAATTTCCGCTTGACCGTGCCGGACCCGGGGACGGCGAGCGCGCGCACGTCGTCTGCGACCTCGCGGCCCTTCAGCACGCGGGCGGCCTCGCGGAAGTCCGCGACGCGACCGTTCGTACAGGTGCCGAGGAACGCCACGTCGACGCCGTGGCCCTCCATCGTCTCGCCCGGCGTGACCTCGGTGTGCGCTTGCGCCGTCTCTGCGGCGTCGGGGTCGCGCGTGTCGGCGGGGGCCGGAACCGCTTCGTCGACGCCGACGACCTGCTCGGGGTTGGTGCCCCACGTGACCTGTGGCGCGAGGTCGGCTGCGTCCACCTCGACCACGTCGTCGTACTCGGCGTCCTCGTCGGAGCGGATCGACTCCCAGTACTGTTTGCGCTCCTCGAACTCGTCGCCCGAGGGCGCGAACTCCTTCCCCTCCAGGTACTCGTAGGTGGTCTCGTCGGGGTTGATGTACCCCGCGCGGGCGCCGCCCTCGATGGACATGTTGCACACCGCGAGGCGACCCTCCATGTCGAGCGAGCGGATGGCCTCGCCGCCGTACTCGTACACGTGGCCGACGCCGCCGTCGACGCCGAGTTGCCGGATCACGTGGAGGATGACGTCCTTCGCACCGACGCCGTCGCCCAGTTCACCAGACACCTCGACGCGTCGGACGGCCTTCTTGTCCGCCGCGATGGAGCCAGTCGCGAACACGTCGCGGATCTGGCTGGTGCCGATACCCATCCCGATGGCGCCGAACGCGCCGTGGGTGGACGTGTGGCTGTCGCCGCAGACGACGGTCATCCCCGGCTGGACGAAGCCTAACTCCGGTCCGACGACGTGGGCGATGCCCTGCCGCTCGTCGTCGAGGCCGAAGAAGCGGATGCCCGCCTCCGCGGTGTTCTGTTCGAGGTGCGTGAGCATCTCCTCGGCGCGCTCGTCGGCGAGCGGGCGACTCCGCCCCTCGCTCGACGTCGGGACGATGTGGTCCGTCGTCGCGACGGTGCGCTCGGGGAACGCCACCTCCATGTCGCGCTCGCGCAGCATGCCGAACGCCTGCGGGCTGGTCACCTCGTGGACGAGGTGGAGGCCGATGAACAGTTGGTCCTGTCCGTTCGGCAGGTCGGCCACCTTGTGTCGCTCCCACACCTTGTCGTACAGCGTTCCCTCGCTCATCGTGACTCGGGCTCGTCGTCTTCGGTGGGCGTCGACTCCTCGCCCCGTTCCCACACCGCGTTCGGGTCGGCGGCGCCGTCGGGTGCCTCGTGGTCCACGTCGGCGACTGTCGCCTCCGGTGCCTGGTCCTCGGCTCGCTCAGTCATCCGCGCGTACCTCGGCCTTCTCCTGGTCGTCCTCCTCAGGTTCGGTCTCCTCGCCGCCCCACGCGAACAGCGAGCGGAGGTCTTCGCCCACGTCCTCGATGTCGTGGTTCTTCTCGGCCTGCCGCAGTTGCGTGTAGGACGGGCGTCCGGCCTGGTTCTCGGCGATCCACTCGCGAGCGAACGTGCCGTTCTGCACCTGCTCCAGCACTTCCTCCATGTTCTCGCGAGCGTGCTCGTCGACGACGACGTCGCCTTTGACGAGGCCGCCGTACTCGGCGGTGTCGGAGACGGAGTCCCACATCTCGCCGAGCCCACCCTCGTACATGAGGTCGACGATGAGCTTCAGTTCGTTCAGGCACTCGAAGTACGCCATCTCGCGGGAGTAGCCCGCCTCGACGAGCGTCTCGTACCCCTGCTTCACGAGCGAGGTGACGCCGCCGCACAGCACCGCCTGCTCGCCGAACAGGTCCGTCTCCGTCTCCTCTTGGAACGTGGTCTCGATGACGCCCGCGCGGGTGCAGCCGATGGCGTGGGCGTATGCGAGGCCCTCCTGACGTGCCTCTCCTGTGGCGTCCTGATACACCGCCAGCAGCCCGGGTGTCCCCTCGCCAGCCTCGTAGTTGCGGCGCACGAGGTGCCCCGGCGACTTCGGCGCGACCATCGTCACGTCGATGCCCTCCTTCGGGACGATCTGGTTGTAGTGGATGTTGAAGCCGTGGGCGAACTGGAGCGTGTCGCCCGCCTCAAGGCCGTCTTCGATCGCTTCGTAGACAGCCGGCTGGACGGTGTCGGGGACGAGGACGGAGACGATGTCCGCCTCGGCGGCGGCCTCGGCTGGCGTCTCCACGCGCAGGCCGTCTGCCTCGGCGGCCGCCCGCGAGGAGGAGTCCTCGCGGAGGCCGACGATCACGTCCACGCCGGAGTCGGCGAGGTTCTGCGCGTGGGCGTGGCCCTGACTGCCGTAGCCGAGCACGGCCACGGTCTTGTCGTCGATCATGGAGCGGTCCGCGTCGTCGTCGTAGTGTACCTCGGTGTCGAAGGTGGATTCGTCGGTCATAGTCGTGTGTAGCGTGGTGTCAGTCGTCGTAGTTGGTGAACTCGTCGTCTTCCGTGTCGTCCGCGGAGTGGCCCGGTTCCTCACCGGGCGTCGTCGGGGAGTCGCCGCGTTCGAGGGCCGTCTGCCCAGTCCGGGCCATCTCGATGATCCCGAACTGGTGGAACGCGTCGATCGCGTCGTCGATCTGGTTCTCGTCGCCGGTGATCTGGACGGTGATGGTGCGCGGCCCGGCGTCGAGCGTCTGCCCGTCGTACATCGAGGTGATCGCGTGGACCTTGTCCGGCTCTTGGCCCCTGACCTTCAGCAGCACGAGTTCGGCGGCGACGGCGTCGTCGCTCAACTCCCCGACCGCGATGACGGGCGTGAGCTTCGCCAGTTGCTTCTTCGCCTGGTCGATGCCTGCCTCGGTCTCCTCGACGACGAGGGTGATTCGGGAGTGCCCCTCGACGGTGGTCGGACCGACGGTCAGGCTCTCGATGTTGAACTGGCGGCGGCGGAACAGCCCCGCGGCGCGCGCCAGCACACCCGGCTCGTCCTCCACGAGCGCCGAGACTGTCGCCCGGCGCGTCGGCTCGGGCCCGTGGTCCGGCTCCTTGCGGACGCCGTGTTCGTCGCGCCGGCCGGTCGGGTGCGGGCGCTCCTCGGGTCGCGGCCCGGACAGCCCCGTCGTCGGCTTCTCCTCGTCGGCGGGGCGCGCGCGCTCTGTCAGTGGCGACTCCGCCGGGTGGGTCGTGCCACCGTCGGTGGTCGCGTCCTGAGTCTCCTCTGCGGCCTCGTTCCGCTCGGCCTCGCGGCTCATAGCTGGTCCTCCGACAGCGCGAACAGGCCGTTCGCCGCGCCGCTGGCGACCATCGGGTAGACGTTCGCCTCGGGGTCGATGTGCGCGTCGACGACGCTGGGACCGTCGTACGCGAGCGCGCCCTCGACGGCGTCCTCCACGTCGTCGTAGTCGTCGATGCGGAAGCCCTTCGCGCCGAACGCCTCGGCGAGCGTGTCGAATTCCGGCATCCAGTCGTAGTCAGACGCCATGTGGTTGCCCTCGAAGAAGGCGTCCTGCCACTGGCGGACCATCCCGATGTACTCGTTGTTCAGCACGACGACGGTGATGTCGAGGTTCTCGCGGACCGCGACGGACAGCTCTTGGATCGTCATGAGGAACGAGCCGTCGCCTTCGAAGCTGATCACCTGGCGGTCGTCGTCGGCGGCGATGCGCGCGCCGATGGCCGCGGGGAGACCGTACCCCATCGTCCCCAGCCCGTGTGAGGAGACGAACGTCCGCGGGTGTCGGTACGTCCAGTACTGGGCGGCCCACATCTGGTGTTGGCCGACGCCGGTCGTGACGTACGCGTCGTCGTCGCTCGCGGCGTCGAACGCCTCGACGACGAACTCCGGGCGGACCGGCTCGTCGGCGTCGATGGCGTAGTCCATCGGGTACTCCTCGCGCCACTCGGCACACTGGGCGCGCCACTCCTCGGGGTCGGGTGCCTCAGCGTAGCCGATTGCGGCGTCCAGTTGGTCGATGACGGTCGCGGCGTCGCCGACGACCGGGTAGTCCGCGTGGACGTTCTTGGAAATCTCCGCGGGGTCGATGTCGACGTGGACGACCTCCGCTTCCGGCGCGAACGTGTCGACGCCGCCGGTGAGGCGGTCGTCGAAGCGCGTCCCGACGGCGATGAGGCAGTCGGTGTGGGTGATCGCCATGTTGGCGTAGCCGGTGCCGTGCATGCCCGCCCACGACAGACACAGGTCGTCGTCCTCGGGGAAACTCCCGATGCCGGGCATCGTCGTCACGACCGGGATGCCGAACTCGCGGGCGAACGCCCGCGCCTCTTCGGTCGCGTCGCCTTTGATCACGCCGCCGCCGAACAGACACAGCGGGCGCTCCGCCTGCTCGATGGCGCGGGCGGCCGCCTCGACTTGCTCCTCGTCGGCCTCGGGGTCTGGCACCGAGCGCTTGGGCGGCGTCGGTTCGCCGACCGGGCGGTCGGTCTCGCCGAACGTGACGTCCTTCGGGAGGTCGACCAGCGTCGGCCCCGGGCGACCGGTGTTCGCGAGCGCGAACGCCTCGCCGACCGTCCGCCCGACGTCGTCGGAGTCGCTGGCGAAGTAGTTGTGCTTCGTGATGGGCGCGGTGACGCCGACCGTGTCGGTCTCCTGGAACGCGTCGGAGCCGACCATCGTCGACGGCACCTGCCCCGTCAGCGCGAGCATCGCGTCGGAGTCCATCGACGCGTCCGCGATGCCCGTGACGAGGTTCGTCGCGCCCGGGCCGGACGTCGCCATGCAGACGCCAGGGTCGCCGCGCACGATGCCGTACGCGTCGGCGGCGTGGACGGCGCCCTGCTCGTGGGCCATCGTGATGTGGTCGACCGTCGACGCCGACAGCGCGTCGTAGACGGGCATGATCGCCCCGCCCTGCACGCCGAAGGCGGTCTCGACGCCTGCGGCCTCCAGTGACGCGACGACGGCGTCGGCGCCGGTGCCGGGCACGCGCGTGGCCGCCTCGTGGCGCTGCGCCGCCTGCTCGTCGGTGTCGGTTCGCCCCGTCGCGTCGGTGTCGGCGTCCGCGTCGGCGGACGCCTCGGGGGTCGCTGGCTCGCTCATCGTCGTCGGCCTCGTGTGTGTGTCATTGCTTCGCAGTCGTGGATCGCTGTTCGCTGGTGGTGACGTGTCGATACGGTGGGTCGGTGGTGGGTGGTGTGGGGGCGGTCACGCCCCTACGATACCCACGACCACGGCGAGAAGGGCGACGACACGCTCCGCGAGCGCCGAGTGGGCGGCGGTCGTGTGGAGTCGCGTCGTCATCTCGCACTCGCCTACCGTCTCGGGCGGTATAACCGTGACGCGCGTGGCAACGATTGCACCGGCCCAACGACGGTCGCGGGTCGTGAGCGTCGCCCGCTCTCGGTCAGACGCGCGCCTCCCGTTCGCGCTCCTCGTCGGAGTCCTCCATCTCGGCGACGCCCTCCTGGCGAGCGAACCGCTCGACGTCGGACATCGTGACGCGCCCCTCCGCGCCGGCGTCTTTCACCCGGCGGGTGATGGTGCGGACCTGCGACTCGGTGGGGTCGAAGCCGGCGTCGGTCAGGCGTTGGCGGACCGAGTGGGTTCCGGTGTGCTTCCCCATCACCAGTTCGCGGGTGGCGCCGACCATCTCGGGGGTCATCACGCCCGGTTCGAACGTGTCGCTGTTCTCGATGACGCCCGCCGCGTGGATGCCGGACTCGTGGCTGAAGGCGTTGCGCCCGACCACGGGCTTGTTCGGCGGCACCGCGATGTCGCTGGCCTGCTCGACCATGCGCGACACCTCGGTGATGCGGGTCGTGTCGATGCCGGTGTCGGCGTCGTACAGCGACTCCGCGGCCATCACGACCTCTTCCAGCGCGGCGTTGCCGGCGCGCTCGCCGATGCCGTTGACCGACACCTGCATCTGGTGAGCGCCGGCCTCGATGCCGGCCAGCGCGTTCGCGCCGGCCAGGCCGAAGTCGTCGTGGGTGTGGACGTCGATGCGTGCGTCGGTGTGCTCGCGGACGACCTCGATGAGGTCGCCGAAGCGCCGCGGCGTCGCCACGCCGCAGGTGTCGGGGATGTTGATCCAGTCGACGCCGACCTCGTCGACGGCCTCGATGACCTCGACCAGGAACGGCTCGCCCGTCCGAGTGGCGTCCATCGGCGAGAACATCACCTCCGCGCCAGACTCCTTCGCCTGTGCGACCGCCTCGACCGCGCGCTCTTTCACCTCCTGGCGGGTCGCGTGCATCGAGTCTTCGATCTGCACGTCGCTCGTCGAGACGAACGTGTGGATCATCCCGACGCCGCTGTCTATCGCCGCCTGGATGTCGCCCTCGACCACGCGGGCGAGCCCACAGACGGTGGTGTCCGTGGACGCGGCGATGTCGCTGACGGCCTCGAACTCCGCGTCGGAGTTGACCGGGAAGCCCGCCTCGATGACGGACACGCCCAGCTCGTCGAGCGCCGTGGCTATCTCACGTTTCTCCTCGTAGGTGAACGACGTGCGCGGCGACTGCTCGCCGTCGCGCAGCGTCGTGTCGAAGATACGGACCGAATCGAACTCGTCAGTTGCACTCAGTGTGCCCTGGAAGAACTCGTTCCGCCGGACTGGTTACCGACGAGTCCTGTTGATGGGACATCATCGGACCGGATGCCCGAACTGATTGTAAAGCGTTGTGGTCAGACACCTCGCCCCACGCGTGAGAATCGCTCACGAACGTTCGGCATACACGAAAATCGCCCGACTGCAACGGGTACTGTCTCACCCGGTCTCTTGAGAGATCCTTATACACATGGTATTGACGAACGCGTGGTCGCGACGGCACGACGCCCGGTCGGACGACCGTCCGACACCGTCCGAACCCTTTTAATACGACACTCCGTTCCCCTCTCCATGAGCGATTTCGGGCTCGACCTCCGCGACGCGGAGGAGTTCATCGAGTCGGAGGGGACGGTGGGGGACGTGGTCCTGGGGGTGCTCGACGGGGAGACGGAGCCCGAGCACTGGATCCGCAACGTCGAGTACGGGAACGTCCTCGTGCTCGCCGTCGAGGGGGACCTCAACGAGTTGGCCAGCGGGTTCGCTCGCGAGGTCAACGACATGGGTGGCGAACTCACCCACTTCCGCGGCTTTCTGATCGTCTCGCCGCCGAACGTCGGCATCGACACCGAGCGCCTGAACTGAACGGGAGCGAGGCGGCGAGACACCGCTGAACCGACACGCCGAGCGGACAGTCAGGGCGCGCCGAGCGCGAGGAATCGGCACGGATCACCGCCCGTCGCGACCGGTCGGTCCGTCGCGTCCGGCGGAACGAGGACGCCCTCGTTGGGACCGAAGCGGAGTTCTCCCTCGGCGGTCTCAACTGTCAACTCGCCCGCGAGGACGAACAGGAGTTCTTGCGCGCCCGGGTAGGGGTCGGTCGGTGGCCTGACCGGCTCACCGGGCTTCGTCTCTCGGAGGTCGAACTCGTACGGGGTCGTCCCGAGCGCCTCGTCGAGCGTCCGCCGGACCCGGTCTGGGTCCGGTGACTCGCCCCAACCGTCGACGGAGAGGCGGCGGTAGGCGGCGGCGTCGGCTGTGGTGGTCGTGTGGTCGTCGCGGTCAGGTGTCCCATCCCCGGACATACCGTGCACACAGCGTGACGGAATGATAAGCGACACTGCAAGCACGTTGTCACTCCACGCGGTCGGTCTCCGTCTCGCGGAGACGGCTACTCCCCGCCTACCGCCGGCAACAGGACGAGGTGGTGGCCGTCAGGGTCGTACAACTCGACGGACCCATCCGGCGACTCGCGGACCGTCACCGAGGGGAGGTCGCCGAACGCGTGGTCGGCGAGCGCGACCGGTTCGCGAACCCGGAACGCCAGGTCGACGTGGACGCCGCCGCGGGCGTCTGCGAGCCCCAACTGCGGCTCCCACAACTCGACGTCGAACTGCCGGTCGGCGCCCGTGGGGCCGCGCATCCGGATGCGGCGCCGTTCGTCGCCGCGGTCGACCGCCGAGAAGCCGAGCGCCGACCAGCAGTCGGCGGCGAGGTCGACGTTCGCCACCTCCAACACCACCTCGAACACCCCGACCAGCCCGGTGCCGACTCCCGCCGGCGCCGTCCCCCCGACCTCCGGGGCGTGCCCGTCGTCGTCCTCCAGGTACAGCGACCGAAACGATCCGAAGTCGACCTCGGGGGCGTCGGGGAAGCGTGCACGCCACGCGGGGTACTCCCGACCGGGGACCTCGAACGCGAAGTGGGTGTGGAGACCGCCGCGCGGGACCGAGGTGGGTCGACGCAACACCACCTCCGTCCCGCCGACGTCGAAGGCGGCCTCCGTCGAACACCGGCGTGTCGGCACCAGCCCGAACGTGTCCGCGTACCAGGCGGTCGCGCGGCCCAAGTCCGTCACTTCCAGCGCGAGCGACACGAGCGCCGGGCGAGCGTCGCCCGACGCGGGTTCCGACGCCGAACCGTCGGCGTCCTCGGTCGTGACCGACTCGGCGTCCGTCCGGGTGTCCGCGGGCATCACGTGTGCCGATCCGCCGGCACCCCACTTAAGCCCGCGGCGCCCCACTCACGACTCGATGCCGATGAAAAGTTCCGGCGACGCCGACCTCGCCGTGGTCGACGAGTTCGACGGCGGGGTGGGGTGGATCGCCTACCCCGACGAAACGATGGAACGCGCCAGCCACGCCGTGTCGGTCGACGGCGACGTCTGGGTGCTCGACCCGGTCGACGCCCCCGAGGTCGACGACCTGCTCGCCGACCTCGACGGTGAAGTCGCCGGCGTCGTCGTCTGTCTCGACCGCCACAAGCGCGACGCCGCCGCGATCGCGACCCGCCACGACGTCCCCGTGTACGTCCCCGACTGGATGACGGGCGTCGCCACCAAACTCGACGCGCCCGTCGAGCGGTTCGGTCGCGAACTCGGCGGCCTGCGGGCGATCACCGTCCGCGACTCGTCGCTCCCGCCGTGGCAGGAGGTCGCCCTCTACGACGAGGACGGCGGGACGCTGTACGTCCCCGAGGCTGTGGGCACCTGCTCGTACATGCGCACGGGCGACGAGACGCTCGGCGTCCACCCGATGCTCCGCCTGACGCCGCCCCGACGCGAACTCGGTGGCCTCGACCCCGAGCGCGTGCTGGTCGGCCACGGAGCCGGCGTGTTGACCGACGGTGGACGCGCGCTCGCCGAGGCGCTCGACACCGCCCGCGGCAACGCACCCGGGTTGTACGTCGACAGCCTCCGGTCGTTCCTCGGGTGAGTCCGTACCCGTGACTCCGGACGAGGGGTCGGACCCCGACGTGGCTGCCGGCGACGACGCCGACGACGTGACTGAGCAGGGCCCGTTACACGACGAGGCTGCTGGAGACGACGAGTGGGACGACCCACCCGGCGTCGCGGACGCGCCCCAGGACGACCCGGCGACGGTCCACGTCTCCGCGGACCTGCTCTCGCTGTTGTTGGAGCGAGCCACCGACGCCGACCCCGGCGCAGAGAACGTCGTCCTCGACGCGACCGCCGCCGGCGACCTCGTCGACCCACCCGCGACGCTCGACCCCACGACGCCGGTGTTGACCCACTTCTACTTCCCGGGCGCCGCCGGATCGGTGTCGAAGGTGTTCGGCATGGACCTGGGCCGACCAGCGGGTCGCGCTCGCTTCCTGTCGCACCCCGACGGCGACCGGCGTCTCACCGAAGAAGACGACCTCGCGGCGACGGTGCTGGTCGCGGTCCCCCCGTACGACACCGACCACGTCGTCGCGTACGACCGCCGCGGTCGTCGTCGGGAACTCGTCGTCGTCGACGCCGCACCGCCCGAGGAGCGGGTGGACGACGGCGTCGTCTGAGCGAACCGCGCGACCGGCCGCGCTACTGCAGGTAGCCCAGATCCCGGAGTTGGTCTGCGATTTCCTCGAACTCTGCTTCCGACAGCGACCCCTGTTTCTGATGTTGGATCACGATGCTCCGAAGGAGGAACCGGACCAGATCCGAGGTCGACGAGAAGCTCGTCCCCTCGATGGTCTCCTCGACGCGCTCGGCGAGGTCTTTCGGGATGGAGACGGTGGTGTAGTCAGTCACGTGTCGAGCGATGGCCGCGCGACCGATAAACGCGACGGAGCCCTCGACCGCCGTCCCCGTCGGCGACGCGGCGTCCTCGTGCCCCGCCGCTTTAGTCCCCGGAGGAACAACACGGGATCGATGGCAGCCAGACCGCCGCAGGGGGACAGCGGGGAGCCCGAGTCGATCGAGTTCGGCATCGCGGCGCTCGACGCCCGACTCGACCGTGCGGGCGTCCGGTTCCCAGCGACGACCGAGGAGCTGATCGAGGCGATGGACGACACCGACGTGCCCTACGACGCCGCCGGCAACACGCTCGACGTGGCGGCGACGCTCCGCGAGCTCCCAGCCGAACGCTTCGAGTCCGAGCGGGCGCTGCTCAACAGGCTCCACCCGGTGTTCGAGGAGCGACGACGCAGTGGCGCCGGCTCACTGCTCGGGCGGGTCCGCACGCTGCTCCCCTTCTGACTCGCCGCCCGCCTGCGCCTCCAACCGCTCGACCCGGTCGAGCGTCTCGGAGTGGAGCGTCACGAGCAGATCCGACAGCACGCCGAAGATGAGCAGTTGGACCCCGAGGATGATCCCGACCCCCGCGACGATGGCGAGGACGTTGTGCGAGATCTTCAGGACGAACCACTCGTAGGCGACGTACGCGGCGACCGCCGCGCCCGCGAGCCCGGAGATGGCGCCGGCGCTCCCGAAGTAAAACAGCGGGTTCGACGTCTTCGCCTGCCGGTAGATGGCCATCAGGATGATGCCGCCGTCTTTCACCGGGTGGAGGTTCGTGTTCGACCCGTCCGGGCGCGGCAGGTACGTGATCGGGACGACCGTCGTGCGGACGTCGTGGCGGGCGCACTCGACGGCCATCTCCGTCTCGATGCCGAAGCCGTCGGCGGTCAGTCGGAGGCGTTCGAACGACTCCCGCGTGAACGCACGGTACCCCGAGAGGATGTCCGCGTAGTCCTCGCGGTGGATGAGCGCGAACAGGCTGTTGAAGATCGTGTTGCCGACGGAGTTCAGCCCCGTCATCGCGTCCTCGTGCATGTCGGCGAAGCGGTCACCGATGACGTGTTCGGCGGTG
The DNA window shown above is from Halobaculum marinum and carries:
- a CDS encoding LeuA family protein, with the translated sequence MSATDEFDSVRIFDTTLRDGEQSPRTSFTYEEKREIATALDELGVSVIEAGFPVNSDAEFEAVSDIAASTDTTVCGLARVVEGDIQAAIDSGVGMIHTFVSTSDVQIEDSMHATRQEVKERAVEAVAQAKESGAEVMFSPMDATRTGEPFLVEVIEAVDEVGVDWINIPDTCGVATPRRFGDLIEVVREHTDARIDVHTHDDFGLAGANALAGIEAGAHQMQVSVNGIGERAGNAALEEVVMAAESLYDADTGIDTTRITEVSRMVEQASDIAVPPNKPVVGRNAFSHESGIHAAGVIENSDTFEPGVMTPEMVGATRELVMGKHTGTHSVRQRLTDAGFDPTESQVRTITRRVKDAGAEGRVTMSDVERFARQEGVAEMEDSDEEREREARV
- a CDS encoding DUF5779 family protein — translated: MSDFGLDLRDAEEFIESEGTVGDVVLGVLDGETEPEHWIRNVEYGNVLVLAVEGDLNELASGFAREVNDMGGELTHFRGFLIVSPPNVGIDTERLN
- a CDS encoding cupin domain-containing protein, with the translated sequence MSGDGTPDRDDHTTTTADAAAYRRLSVDGWGESPDPDRVRRTLDEALGTTPYEFDLRETKPGEPVRPPTDPYPGAQELLFVLAGELTVETAEGELRFGPNEGVLVPPDATDRPVATGGDPCRFLALGAP
- a CDS encoding VOC family protein; this translates as MPADTRTDAESVTTEDADGSASEPASGDARPALVSLALEVTDLGRATAWYADTFGLVPTRRCSTEAAFDVGGTEVVLRRPTSVPRGGLHTHFAFEVPGREYPAWRARFPDAPEVDFGSFRSLYLEDDDGHAPEVGGTAPAGVGTGLVGVFEVVLEVANVDLAADCWSALGFSAVDRGDERRRIRMRGPTGADRQFDVELWEPQLGLADARGGVHVDLAFRVREPVALADHAFGDLPSVTVRESPDGSVELYDPDGHHLVLLPAVGGE
- a CDS encoding ribbon-helix-helix domain-containing protein, with the translated sequence MTDYTTVSIPKDLAERVEETIEGTSFSSTSDLVRFLLRSIVIQHQKQGSLSEAEFEEIADQLRDLGYLQ
- the aglJ gene encoding S-layer glycoprotein N-glycosyltransferase AglJ; translation: MTGDVCVLLPTYDEAATVADVVTDFRRHGFENVLVIDGGSTDDTRDLAREAGARVEIQSGSGKGQAVREAVARHVDATYVLMADADGTYEAADAEAMLQPLRDGTAEHVIGDRFADMHEDAMTGLNSVGNTIFNSLFALIHREDYADILSGYRAFTRESFERLRLTADGFGIETEMAVECARHDVRTTVVPITYLPRPDGSNTNLHPVKDGGIILMAIYRQAKTSNPLFYFGSAGAISGLAGAAVAAYVAYEWFVLKISHNVLAIVAGVGIILGVQLLIFGVLSDLLVTLHSETLDRVERLEAQAGGESEGEQRADPPEQ